In Carya illinoinensis cultivar Pawnee chromosome 7, C.illinoinensisPawnee_v1, whole genome shotgun sequence, the following are encoded in one genomic region:
- the LOC122315898 gene encoding probable sarcosine oxidase: MAVSGQDFDVIIVGAGIMGSSTAYQVAKRGHKTLLIEQFDFLHHCGSSHGESRTIRATYPEDYYYAMVMESYKLWEEAESEIGYKVYFKARHLDMGASDDKSLHGIINTCIKHSVPHEVLDPRLLAEKFSGMFNIPENCVGVSNEYGGVIKPTKAVSMFQTLALQKGAVLRDCMEVKDIRKDGVKGGIWVYTSNGEKFWGKKCVVTVGAWTRKLVKRVSGVELPIQPLETTVFYWRIKEGHEAKYRIGGDFPTFAYYGEPYIYGTPSLEFPGLLKVAVHGGYPCDQDKRPWGPGIALGSLKQWIEEKLAGQVDSAAGPVATQSCMYSMTPDEDFVIDFLGGEFGKDVVIGGGFSGHGFKMGPVVGRILADLVLGGEAKGVELKYFRMGRFEENPIGNVKNFLSLKSNLQSPIN; encoded by the coding sequence atggcAGTTTCAGGCCAAGACTTCGACGTGATTATAGTCGGCGCAGGCATCATGGGCAGCTCCACAGCCTACCAAGTCGCCAAAAGGGGTCACAAAACTCTCCTAATCGAGCAATTCGATTTCTTGCACCACTGCGGGTCGTCTCACGGCGAGTCCCGCACCATACGCGCAACCTACCCGGAGGACTACTACTACGCTATGGTCATGGAGTCATACAAACTATGGGAGGAGGCCGAGTCCGAAATCGGTTACAAGGTCTACTTCAAGGCCCGACATCTCGACATGGGCGCGTCCGACGACAAGTCCCTCCATGGCATCATAAACACTTGCATCAAACACTCCGTCCCACACGAAGTTCTCGACCCCCGACTACTGGCCGAAAAGTTTTCCGGCATGTTCAATATCCCGGAGAATTGCGTTGGAGTGTCTAACGAGTATGGCGGCGTTATAAAGCCCACGAAGGCAGTATCCATGTTCCAAACACTAGCGCTTCAAAAGGGTGCTGTTCTTAGGGACTGCATGGAAGTGAAAGATATCAGAAAAGACGGTGTCAAAGGGGGAATATGGGTTTACACAAGCAATGGTGAAAagttttggggaaaaaaatgCGTGGTGACAGTTGGGGCTTGGACGAGAAAGTTAGTCAAAAGGGTTAGCGGGGTTGAGCTGCCTATACAACCCTTGGAGACTACCGTGTTTTATTGGAGAATTAAGGAGGGGCATGAGGCTAAGTATAGGATCGGAGGGGATTTCCCGACGTTTGCGTACTATGGAGAGCCGTATATATACGGGACGCCGTCGCTGGAGTTTCCGGGGTTGCTCAAGGTGGCGGTGCATGGTGGGTATCCATGCGATCAGGACAAGAGGCCATGGGGCCCGGGAATCGCGTTGGGGTCCTTGAAACAATGGATTGAGGAGAAGCTGGCAGGGCAGGTTGATTCGGCGGCAGGGCCTGTGGCAACGCAATCGTGCATGTATTCGATGACCCCGGACGAGGATTTTGTGATCGATTTCTTGGGCGGGGAGTTCGGGAAGGATGTTGTGATCGGAGGAGGGTTTTCGGGGCATGGGTTCAAGATGGGCCCGGTGGTGGGGAGGATACTGGCTGACCTTGTGCTTGGTGGGGAGGCAAAAGGAGTGGAGCTAAAGTACTTTAGGATGGGAAGGTTTGAGGAGAATCCTATAGGGAATGTCAagaattttttaagtttaaaatcTAATCTCCAATCTCCAATCAATTAG